The genomic window CGCCTTCGTGGTGCTGGCGCTGCCCGGCGCGCCGGCGCCGCCGGTCTGGCTGGTGACCGCCGCGGCCTGCCTCGGCGCCGGGGCGCACTTCGCCAACGTGCTGCCCGACCTGGCCGACGACGCCCGGACCGGGGTGCGCGGCCTGCCGCACCGGCTCGGCGCGGCGGGCAGCCGGGCGGCCGCGGCCGGGCTGCTCCTCGCGGCGACCGTCACGCTGGTCTTCGGGCCGCCCGGGCCGCCGTCGTGGGCCGGGCTGTCGGCGGTCGCCGCCGCCGTGCTGGTGCCGGCCGTCGCTGGGTACGGCGGACGCGGCGCGACCCGGGCCGGCGGCCGGCCGGTGGCCGCCTTCCGGGCGGTGATGGTGGTGGCGCTGATCGACGTGGTCCTGCTGGTGGCGAGCGGTCGGGTGGTCTGACCGCCTCCCGGGAAGGTGGCATTACCGGGTCGGCGTGCGACCGTCGATCAGCCCCAACTACCCTGGAGCGCGGTCTGCGCGGGTATGGCCACCGTGCCCGGGGTACGGCCGGGTGGGGATCGTGACGAGGAGGACCGACGTGACGCGCTCGATCAGGGGTTCCGGACGGGCGGCCCTGCTGCTGGCCGGTACGGCGGCGGCGGCGAGCCTGCTGCTGTCCGGGTGTGGCGCCGGCCAGGTGGCCGAGACCGCCAACAAGATCCCGTCGGTCCAGGGCGTGAACGTCCAGACTTCCGACAACCTGTACAAGGTCCGCGGCCTCTACGTGCAGTACCCGGGCGTCGAGGGCTACCGGGCGGGCGCGAACGCCCCGCTGAACGTCGTGATCTACAACGACAGCAAGACCCCGGTCACCGTCACCGTCACCACGGACAGCGCCCGCGAGATCGTCCTCGCCGGCCCGACACCGGGCGGCGCCGAGGCGAGCCCGAGCGGGTCGCCGACCGAGCCGGCCTCCGAGTCGCCGACGCCGAGCGACCCCAGCGCGTCGCCGAGCCGCTCGATCGGGGCCAGCGAGTCCGCCTCGGCCAGCCCGTCCGCCCCGGCCAGCCCGTCCGCCCCGGCGAGCGAGTCGGCCCCGGCCGGCCAGCCGGCCCGGATCGAGATCCCGGCCCTCGGCTACGCCCAGCTCGCCGGCGCCAGCGGCCAGCACTTCCAGCTCGTCGGGCTGAACGACAAGCTGCTCGCCGGCCAGCAGGTCAACCTGGTCTTCGACTTCGGCAACGGCAGGACGATCAAGACCGCGGCCCCGATCGGCGTCCCGCTGACCCCGGCCGCGCCGGCCTCCCCGATCATCACCCGCGAGGGTGGCGAGGAGGGCGGCACCGAGGGCGGCCACGGCTGATCCGCCGGACGAACTGTCGACGGCACCGTCGGCGTGGTGACCGCCACGCCGGCGGTGTCTTCGTCTCCGGCTGGGTTTCGTCGTACCGCCCGGTTAGCGTCCTGGGGTGACCACGTCCCGTTCGACCTCCCCCCGCGGCGCGTCCACCGCCGGCCGGAGCCGGGCCTCGGCCCGCGAGCCGCGACCGGCCTACGAGTGCGACGCCTGCGGCCACCAGCCGCCCAAGTGGGTCGGGCGCTGCCCGGAGTGCGGCGAGTGGGGCTCGGTGGTCGAGTGCACGGTCACCGGCCCGCTGGTCTCCGGCCGGGTGGTCAGCTCCCGGATGCCCGCCGAGCCGGCCCGGCCGATCGCCACCATCAGCGCCGCCCCGGCCCGCGCCCGGCCGACCGGCGTCACCGAGCTGGACCGGGTGCTCGGCGGCGGCCTCGTCCCCGGCGCGGTGGTGCTGCTCGCCGGCGAGCCCGGGGTGGGCAAGTCGACGCTGCTGCTCGACGTCGCCCAGCAGTGGGCGACCAACGCGGGCAGCCCGTCGCTGGTGGTCAGCGGCGAGGAGTCGGTCAGCCAGGTGCGGCTGCGCGCCGAGCGGATGGGCACCCTGCACGACCAGCTCTACCTGGCCGCCGAGAGCGACCTGTCGGCGGTGCTCGGCCACCTCGACGCGGTCAAGCCCGGGCTGCTGGTGCTCGACTCGGTGCAGACCATCTCCACCACCGGCACCGAGGGCGTCCCGGGCGGGGTGACTCAGGTCCGCGCCGTCACCGCCGCCCTGGTCGCGGTCGCCAAGGAGCGCGGCATCGCCACCGTGCTGGTCGGCCACGTCACCAAGGACGGCCAGGTGGCGGGTCCCCGGGTGCTGGAGCACCTGGTCGACGTGGTGCTGCACTTCGAGGGCGACAAGCACTCCTCGCTGCGGATGGTCCGGGGCGTCAAGAACCGGTTCGGCGCCGCCGACGAGGTGGGCTGCTTCGAGATGCACGAGGGCGGCATCAGCAGCCTGGCCGACCCGTCCGGTCTCTTCCTCACCCGCTACTCCGAGCCGGTGCCCGGCACCTGCGTCACGGTGGCGATGGAGGGGCGGCGGGCCCTGGTGACCGAGGTGCAGGCGCTGATCGGCGCGACCGTGGCCGGCTCCCCCCGGCGCACGGTCTCCGGGCTGGACGGGGCCCGGCTGGCGATGGTGCTGGCGGTGCTCCAGCGGCGTACGGAGCGGCTGACCCTGCACGACCGGGAGGTCTTCGCCGCGACGGTCGGCGGCATCCGGGTGGTGGAGCCGGCGGCGGATCTGGCCGTCGCCCTCGCGGTGGCGTCCGGCGGTCTCAACCTCGCCATCGCCCCGCACCTGGTGGCGATCGGCGAGGTCGGCCTCACCGGCGAGGTGCGCCGGGTCGGCGCGGTGCCCCGCCGGCTCGCCGAGGCAGCCCGGCTCGGGTTCCGGCTGGCCCTGGTGCCGACCGGTTGCGGCCCGGGCAGCAGCGGGGTCGCTCCGGAGAACATGCGGGTGATCGAGGTCACGGACGTGCGGGCGGCGCTCCAGGCTGCCGCCCGCGCGTCGGCCGAGTGACCCAGGGTGACCGCGCGACGGGACCGGCTGGGCGATATCGGACAGCTGACCCGACCCGTCGGCGGCGGCGGAAGCCGGACATCGTGACACATCACAGTAACCACGAGAGCACCCAACGCACGACAGTCCGTAGACTGTGCCCGTGCCGATCGACCGCGATGCCACCAAGCCCGCCGCGGCGGCGACGCCGCACGCCCGCACGGCGGTGGGCTCGCCCGCCCGTCCGATCAGCGTCAGCGTGACCGGGAGCGTCGGCGGGGCCGGCGGCGACCCGCTGCGGGCAAATCTCGCTCTCATGGCGCCGGGTACCGCGCTTCGCGACGGGCTCGAGCGGATCCTGCGCGGCCGTACGGGCGCGCTCATCGTCCTCGGCTACGACAAGGTGGTCGACCAGATCTGCACCGGCGGCTTCCCGATGGACGTGGAGTTCTCCGCGACCCGGGTCCGCGAGCTGTGCAAGATGGACGGCGCGGTGGTGCTCTCCAGCGACGGCACCCGGATCGTGCAGGCGGGCGTGCACCTGATGCCCGACCCGTCCATCCCGACGGAGGAGTCCGGCACCCGGCACCGCACCGCCGAGCGGGTGGCCCGGCAGACCGGCTACCCGGTCATCTCCGTCAGCCAGTCGATGCGGATCATCAGCCTCTACGTCAACGGCCAGCGGCACGTGCTGGACGACTCGGCGGCGATCCTCTCCCGCGCCAACCAGGCGCTGGCCACCCTCGAGCGGTACAAGCTCCGCCTCGACGAGGTCTCCGGCACCCTCTCCGCCTTGGAGATCGAGGACCTGGTCACCGTGCGGGACGCGGTGGCCGTGGTGCAGCGGCTGGAGATGGTCCGCCGGATCGCCGACGAGATCGCCGGCTACGTCGTCGAGCTGGGCACCGACGGCCGGCTGCTCGCCCTCCAGCTGGACGAGCTGATGGCCGGCGTGGACGCCGACCGCACCCTGGTCATCCGGGACTACCTCCCGGTGGGCCGCAAGTCGCGGACCCTCGACGAGGGGCTGGTCGAACTGGACCTGCTCGGCGCCACCGAGCTGATCGACCTGGTGGCGGTCGCCAAGGCGATCGGCTACCCGTCCGCCTCCGACGCGCTCGACGCGGCGGTCAGCCCGCGCGGTTTCCGGCTGCTGGCCAAGGTGCCCCGGCTCCCGGTCGCGGTGGTCGACCGGCTGGTGGTGCACTTCGGCAGCCTCCAGCGGCTGCTCGGCGCGACCGTGGAAGACCTCCAGGCGGTCGAGGGGGTGGGCGACGCCCGCGCCCGGGGCGTCCGGGAGGGCCTTTCCCGGCTCGCCGAGGCGTCCATCCTGGAGCGGTACGTCTGAGCCGGCCCGGCCGGCTCAGCTCGTGACGGTCAGCTTCACCGGCTCGCTGAGCTTCGTGCCCACCCGGGCGAAGAGCTGGTACGTGCCGGCCGGCGCGTACGGGCCGGCGGCGAGACCGGCGTTGCAGCGGCTGGTGTCCCGCCCGTTCCAGCCCAGCTCATAGAGGCGCTCGAAGCCGGGCGTGAACGACTGCACGTCGGAGCCCTTGCCGGTGCCGCAGGTGTCCGAGGACCAGACCTTCTCCGCGCCCGACTTGATGAACAGCTCCTGGAGGTCCGCCCCGACGTCCCGGCTGCAGGTGCGCTGGGACTTGTTTTTGATCTTGAGCTGGAGATCCACCACGGTGCCCTGCCGGGCGGTCGCCGGCTGCGCCACCGGGGTCACCAGGAGCTCCGCGTCCGTGCAGGTCCCGTCGTCGGCCACCGGGGCCGCGGGCGCGGCCGGGGCGTCGGTCGTCGCGGTGCCGCCACCCGCTGGCCCGCCGTCCGAGCCGCCACCGGAGTCGCCCGGCGCGGCGGACGGATCACCCGACCGCGGGGTCAGCACCGGTCCGGACGGCTCCGGGCCCACCGACGGGGCGGCGCCCGTCGCTGAGGACGTCGACGCCGGGGTCGCGCCCGTGTTGGGGTCCGGACTGCTGCAGGAATAGACCAGGACAATCAGGAAGAGAAGCCCCGCTCCGAGTACGACGGCGCGACGCCGCCAGTAGACAGCGGATGGCAGGGGGCCGACCGTCAGACGCATGATGCGTTCACCGTAGCGGCGTACCGCACGGGGCGGGGTGCGACGCGCCGGGGCGAGCACGGCACCCGGTCGGCGTTCCACAGGCGACAGCCGGACCGGGCCGGCCGGTCACCGACCGGACCCGCGCGCGCAGCGCCACCGGCGTGGCCACCCCACGACGCCGACCCCGGCATGCCCCGGCACCGCCGACGCGCCACGTCCCTCGTCCGGCGTCGACCATGGGAGCGGAGGGCGCGGCTACCGCCGCCACGTTGCGGCGGCGGTCAGAGGTAGACCTTGCGCTGGTAGATGGCGTGCGCGCCGGCGACCCGGTCGAGGAAGAGCAGGCCCGCGCAGTGGTCGATCTCGTGCTGGAGCGCCCGCGCCTCGAAACCGTCGGTGACCAGCCGGAGCGGCCGGCCCGTGCCGGGCAGTACGCCCTCGACCACCAGCCGGCTGGCCCGCTTCACGTCACCGGTCAGATCCGGCACCGACATGCAGCCCTCCCGCCCGGCCTTCCACCGGCTGGCCTCCACCACCCGGGCGTTGCACAGCACGAACGTCCCGTGCAGGGTGACCGCCTTCGGGTGGCCGGTGACGTCCACCGCGAACATCTGTGCGCTCACCCCCACCTGCGGCGCGGCGAGGCCAACGCAGCCGGGCGAGACGCGCATGGTGGCGACCAGGTCGGCGGCGAGGCGAACCACCTCGTCGGAGGTCGGGTCGACCGCCGGCCCCGGCCGGCTGAGCACCGGGTCGGGGGCGGAGACCACCGGGCGCACCTCGCCCGGCACGGCGAGCGCCTCCGGGGTCCAGCCGTCGAGGCCGACGTACTCCGCCGTCACAGCAGGTCCGTGTCCGCCGGGCGGAGGCTGACCCCGACGCCCAGCTCGGCGGCGGTACGCGCGAGTCGGCCGGCCACCTCGTCGGAGCTGCCGGGCGGCAGCTCCACCTCGGCGACCACCACGTAGAGGGATCCGGTCAGCCGGGTGCTCAGGTCGGTGACGTTGCCACCGGCGTCGGCCAGCACCCGGGTCATCGCCGCGACGATGCCCATTCGGTCGGCGCCGTGCACCGCCAGCACGTACGGCTCGCCGGTCGGCGTGGTCTCGCCGTCGGGGGTGACCGCGCGTACGGTGGCCAGCAGCTGGCCGTCGGCGGCGAGCGGGGCCAACGCGGCCTCGACGTCGGCGGCGGCCGGGCCCACGCAGATCAGCGTCATCGCGAAGTGCCCCCGCAACCGGGTCATCGTGGAGTCGGTGAGGTTCGCGCCGAGCCGGGCGAGCGCCTCGGCGACGTCGGCCACGATGCCCGGCCGGTCCCGGCCGATGACGGTGATCGCGAGCTCGTTCATCCGGACATTCTGCCCCGCCCGCCCGGGGCCGCCGCCGCACCCCGGCCCGCCCGCCCATCCTGCGGGAATCCGACCCGTGACATCATCGGCTGCGCGATGACTGAGCCAACATTCGCCAACCTGGTCAGCCGGTGGTACGAGGAGAACGCCCGCGACCTGCCGTGGCGCAAGCCCGGCACCAGCGCCTGGGCCATCCTGGTCAGCGAGGTCATGCTCCAGCAGACGCCGGTGGTCCGGGTGCTCCCCGCCTGGGAGGCGTGGCTGGCCCGCTGGCCGGTGCCGGCCGCGCTGGCCGAGGACAGCCCGGCCGAGGCGATCCGGATGTGGGGGCGGCTCGGCTACCCCCGCCGGGCGGTACGGCTGCGCGACTGCGCGGTGGCGATCGTGGAGCGGCACGGCGGCGAGGTGCCGGACCGGTTGGACCAGTTGCTCGCGCTGCCCGGAGTCGGGACGTACACGGCCCGGGCGGTCGCGGCGTTCGCGTACGGGCAGCGGCACCCCGTGGTGGACACGAACGTCCGCCGGGTGGTCTGCCGGGCCGTCGCCGGGGAACCGGACGCCGGTCCCGCCACCCGCCCCGCCGACCTGGTCGCCACCGAGGAGCTGCTGCCCGTCGAGCCGGCCGCCGCGGCGCTGGCCAGCGCGGCCTTCATGGAGCTCGGCGCGGTGGTCTGCACCGCCCGCTCGCCCCGCTGTGCGGTGTGCCCGGTGGAACCGGTCTGCGCCTGGCGGGCCTCCGGCCAGGCCGCCCCCACCGGCCCGACCCGCCGCCCCCAGCGGTACGCCGGCACCGACCGGCAGGTACGCGGCCTGCTCCTGGCGGTGCTGCGGGAGGCCACCGGACCGGTGCCGCGGCAGCGCATCGATCAGGTCTGGACCGACGACGTGCAGCGTTCCCGGGCGCTCGCCGGGCTGGTCACCGACGGCCTGGTCGAGCCGGTCGGCGAGGCGTCCTTCCGCCTGGCCGGCGACGGCCCCGCGGTCCCCCTCCCCGGTTGATCGACTCCAGGTCGCCGACCTGGCGGCATCAACCCCTTGCCCACCGCCACATCGCCGACCTGTAGTTGATCAGCCGATCCGGCCCAGCGAGCCGGGCGGGGTGGGCGTGAAAAGGCGACGGCCCCGGTGGCTTTCGCCAACCGGGGCCGTCGCCCTGTCAGGTGTTGCTTACTCGTCCGCGCCCGCGGTGGCGGCGCCACCGAGGTCGGCCGGGACGGCGTCCGGCACTTCCACCGGCTTCTCCGCGCCCCGGAAGACGAGCTTGGACTTGTCGATGTTCTCCGGGTCGCCCTCGCAGTCCACCACCACGATCTGACCCGGGGTCAGCTCGTTGAAGAGGATCCGCTCCGAGAGGTTGTCCTCGATGTCGCGCTGGATCGTGCGACGCAGCGGACGCGCGCCCAGCACCGGGTCGAAGCCCTTCTTCGCCAGGTACTTCTTGGCGTTGTCGGTCAGCTCCAGGCCCATGTCCTTGTTGCGCAGCTGCGTCTCGATCCGCTGGATCATGATGTCGACGATCGAGAGGATCTCCGACTGGCGCAGCTGGTGGAAGACGATGGTGTCGTCGATCCGGTTCAGGAACTCAGGCCGGAAGTGCTGCTTGAGCTCGTCGTTGACCTTCTGCTTCATCCGGTCGTAGTTGGACTCGGAGTCCTCCGACGCCTGGAAGCCCAGGGAGACCGCCTTGGCGACGTCCCGGGTGCCCAGGTTGGTGGTCAGGATGATGACCGTGTTCTTGAAGTCCACGATCCGACCCTGACCGTCGGTGAGCCGCCCGTCCTCCAGGATCTGGAGCAGCGTGTTGAACACGTCCGGGTGAGCCTTCTCGATCTCGTCGAAGAGGACCACCGAGAACGGCCGACGCCGCACCTTCTCGGTCAGCTGCCCGCCCTCGTCGTAGCCGACGTAGCCGGGAGGGGCACCCACCAGCCGGGACACCGTGTACCGGTCGTGGAACTCGGACATGTCCAGCTGGATGAGGGCGTCCTCGCTGCCGAAGAGGAACTCGGCGAGCGCCTTGGAGAGCTCGGTCTTACCGACGCCGGACGGGCCGGCGAAGATGAACGAGCCCGACGGGCGCTTCGGGTCCTTCAGGCCGGCCCGGGTACGCCGGATCGCCTTCGAGACCGCCTTGACCGCGTCCTCCTGGCCGATGACGCGCTTGTGCAGCTCGTCCTCCATGCGCAGCAGGCGCGAGGTCTCCTCCTCGGTCAGCTTGTAGACCGGGATGCCGGTCCAGTTGCCGAGCACCTCGGCGATCTGCTCGTCGTCAACCTCGCTGACGACGTCCAGGTCACCGGCCTTCCACTCCTTCTCCCGCTGGGCCTTCTGGCCGAGCAGCTGCTTCTCCTTGTCCCGGAGCTGCGCCGCCCGCTCGAAGTCCTGCGCGTCGATCGCGGACTCCTTGTCGCGACGGACCTGGGCGATCCGCTCGTCGAAGTCGCGCAGGTCTGGCGGCGCGGTCATCCGGCGGATGCGCATCCGGGCACCGGCCTCGTCGATCAGATCGATCGCCTTGTCCGGCAGGAAGCGGTCGGAGATGTACCGGTCGGCGAGCGTCGCCGCCGCCACCAGCGCGGCGTCGGTGATGCTCACCCGGTGGTGCGCCTCGTACCGGTCACGCAGGCCCTTGAGGATCTCGATGGTGTGCGCCAGCGAGGGCTCACCCACCTGGATCGGCTGGAACCGGCGCTCGAGAGCGGCGTCCTTCTCCAGGTGCTTGCGGTACTCGTCGAGCGTGGTCGCGCCGATGGTCTGCAGCTCGCCACGGGCCAGCATCGGCTTGAGGATGCTCGCCGCGTCGATCGCGCCCTCGGCGGCACCCGCACCCACCAGGGTGTGGATCTCGTCGATGAACAGGATGATGTCGCCGCGGGTGCGGATCTCCTTGAGCACCTTCTTCAGGCGCTCCTCGAAGTCACCGCGGTAGCGGGAACCGGCAACCAGGGCACCGAGGTCGAGCGTGTAGAGCTGCTTGTCCTTGAGGGTCTCGGGCACCTCGCCCTTGATGATCTTCTGGGACAGCCCCTCCACCACGGCGGTCTTACCGACGCCGGGCTCACCGATCAGGACCGGGTTGTTCTTGGTACGGCGGGAGAGCACCTGCATGACCCGCTCGATTTCCTTCTCGCGCCCGATGACCGGGTCGAGCTTGCCCTCGCGGGCGGCCTGGGTCAGGTTGCGGCCGAACTGGTCCAGCACGAGGCTGGTCGACGGCGCGGCCTCGCCCGGCGCGGCGCCCGCCGCGGCCGGCTCCTTGCCCTGGTAGCCGGAGAGCAGCTGGATCACCTGCTGGCGGACCCGGTTGAGGTCGGCGCCGAGCTTGACCAGCACCTGGGCGGCAACGCCCTCACCCTCGCGGATCAGACCGAGCAGGATGTGCTCCGTGCCGATGTAGTTGTGGCCGAGCTGCAGCGCCTCGCGCAGGGACAGCTCCAGCACCTTCTTGGCCCGCGGCGTGAACGGGATGTGCCCGCTCGGCGCCTGCTGGCCCTGGCCGATGATCTCTTCGACCTGCTGGCGGACGCCCTCCAGGGAGATGCCGAGGCTCTCCAGAGCCTTGGCGGCGACGCCCTCACCCTCGTGGATCAGGCCCAGCAGGATGTGCTCCGTACCGATGTAGTTGTGGTTGAGCATCCGGGCCTCTTCTTGGGCCAGGACGACAACCCGTCGCGCTCGGTCGGTGAACCGCTCGAACATGCCCTCGTGCTCCTCACGTGCCGTGCGCCTTGATGGTCTAGATCTTGGCGGGGCCGGTGCGCGGACGTCCGGGACGGGCGTCCGTGCCTCCTTACTCTATCGCCGCGGACCGACTCCGCTGAGGTCGTGTGTCCCCGTGGAATGCCGTGTACGCGTCGTTTCTGACAACCGTCCGCGCTCAGGAGGTGTTCCGGTACCCCTACCTGTACGCGCAGAGCGAAATTCGTGGAGCCGCGAGGCACGGATGAAACCGGCCCGCTCGAACCCGGGGTCACCCCGGAACGTCTCTCCACAGCCTGTGGATGCAATCTCCACCGCCTGTGGACAACGCCCACCCACCCCGGGTTCTTCCCATCCGGCGGCGGGGTTCGCAGCCGGCGCGACGGGCGCGGCGGGCCAGCTGGCGCGAACCGGACATTCGGCGCGACCGGGCGGAAACGGCGACGCCGGCCCGGAGTGGCACTCCGGTCCGGCGTCGGTGTCGCCCGGTGACGGGTCAAGCCTCAGTGGCCCGCCTTCGAGTGGTACTCGTCGACGATCTCCTGCGGGATCCGGCCCCGGTCCGAGATGTCCTTGCCGGACTTCTTGGCCCAGGCGCGGATGGCCTTGTTCTGCTCACGGTCGGCGGTGGCGCCGCCCCGCCCGCGCGCGGCCCGCCCGCCGACGACGACGCCGCCCCGGCCGACCTTCGTGCCCGCCGCCACGTACGGGGCGAATACGTCGCGCAATTTCTCCGCGTTCGAAGTCGAGAGGTCGATCTCGTACTGCACGCCGTCCAGCGCGAACTTGACGGTCTCGTCAGCGTCCCCGCCGTCCAGGTCATCGACCAGCTTGTGAATGATCTGCTTGGCCACGTCCCACATTCCTTTCGAGCAGGGTGTGCTCCTGCGACAATACAGAAGCACAATAACCCGCGCGCTGCTTGCCGCGTCAATAGGATGCGGTAACGACCCGGAGACGGTTGCGGGCTACTCCGGGCGGACCAACGGGAAGAGGATGGTTTCCCGAATTCCCAGCCCGGTCAACGCCATCAAGAGCCGGTCGATTCCCATTCCCATACCACCGGCCGGCGGCATTCCGTACTCCATCGCCCGGAGAAAGTCCTCGTCCAGTCGCATGGCCTCGTCGTCGCCGCGGGCGGCGAGCTGCGCCTGGGCCACCAGCCGCTCCCGCTGCACCACCGGGTCGACCAGCTCCGAGTACGCGGTGCCCAGCTCGAAACCGAGGACGTAGAGGTCCCACTTCTCGGTCAGGCCCGGCTCGCTGCGGTGCGCCCGGGTCAGCGGGCTGGTCTCCTCCGGGTAGTCCCGGACGAAGGTCGGCGCCTGGAGCGACGGAACGACGAGCTCCTCGAAGAGCTCCTCGGTCAGCTTCCCCGGCCCCCACTTCGGGTCGACGGCGAGGCCGACCTTGTCCGCGTACTCGACCAGCCGGGACCGGTCGGTGCGCACGGTGACCTCCTCGCCGAGCGCCTCGGAAAGGGCCCCGAAGAGGGTCACCGAACGCCACTCGCCGCCCAGGTCGAACTCGCTGCCGTCGGCGTGGGTCACCACCGTCGAGCCGCTCACCGCGATCGCCGCCCGCTGCACCAGATTTCGGGTCAACTCCGCCATCGTGTCGTAGTCGCCGTACGCCTGGTACACCTCGAGCATCGCGAACTCGGGCGAGTGCGAGGAGTCGACTCCCTCATTCCGGAAGTTACGGTTGATCTCGAAGACCCGGTCGACGCCGCCGACCACGGCGCGCTTGAGAAACAGTTCCGGCGCGATTCGCAGATACAGATCGGTGCTCAACGCATTGCTGTGGGTCACGAATGGGCGGGCCGCCGCGCCGCCGTGCAGCAACTGGAGCATCGGGGTCTCGACCTCGATGAAGCCCTCCCCGTGCAGGGAATCGCGGAGGCTGCGCACCGCGGCCGCCCGGGTACGCACCATCTGCCGCGCCTGCGGGCGGACGATCAGGTCCACGTAGCGCTGCCGGACCCGGGCCTCCTCGCTCAGCGGCTTGTGCGCCACCGGCAGCGGGCGCAGCGCCTTGGCGGTGACCGCCCACTCGTCGGCCAGCACCGACAGCTCGCCCCGGCGGCTGGTGATCACCTCGCCGGTCACGCCGACGTGGTCACCGAGGTCGACCAGGCGCTTCCAGTCGTCCAGCCGCTCCGCGCCGACCCGGTCCAGGGAGAGCATCGCCTGGAGTTCGGTGCCGTCCCCGTCCCGCAGGGTGGCGAAGCAGAGCTTGCCGGTGTTCCGTACGAAGATCACCCGGCCGGTGACCGAGACCTTGTCCCCGGTGGCGGTGTCGGTGGGCAGCTCGGCGTACTTCGCGCGGACCTCCGCGAGGGTGCTGGTCCGGGGGAAACCAACGGGATACGGCTCGACGCCCTCGGCGAGCATCCGGTCCCGCTTCTCCCGGCGGACCTTCATCTGCTCGGGAAGGTCGTCGGCGGGGTCGACTGGCACGGCGTTCTGCTCGGTCACGGCACGCTTCCTCGGAAAGGAGATATCGGCGGGGTCAGGCCCCGAGCGTACTCAAGCCCCCAGGGAGGCGTTACCGGATAACCTGCCCGCCATGAC from Micromonospora kangleipakensis includes these protein-coding regions:
- a CDS encoding glycine cleavage system protein R; this translates as MNELAITVIGRDRPGIVADVAEALARLGANLTDSTMTRLRGHFAMTLICVGPAAADVEAALAPLAADGQLLATVRAVTPDGETTPTGEPYVLAVHGADRMGIVAAMTRVLADAGGNVTDLSTRLTGSLYVVVAEVELPPGSSDEVAGRLARTAAELGVGVSLRPADTDLL
- the radA gene encoding DNA repair protein RadA yields the protein MTTSRSTSPRGASTAGRSRASAREPRPAYECDACGHQPPKWVGRCPECGEWGSVVECTVTGPLVSGRVVSSRMPAEPARPIATISAAPARARPTGVTELDRVLGGGLVPGAVVLLAGEPGVGKSTLLLDVAQQWATNAGSPSLVVSGEESVSQVRLRAERMGTLHDQLYLAAESDLSAVLGHLDAVKPGLLVLDSVQTISTTGTEGVPGGVTQVRAVTAALVAVAKERGIATVLVGHVTKDGQVAGPRVLEHLVDVVLHFEGDKHSSLRMVRGVKNRFGAADEVGCFEMHEGGISSLADPSGLFLTRYSEPVPGTCVTVAMEGRRALVTEVQALIGATVAGSPRRTVSGLDGARLAMVLAVLQRRTERLTLHDREVFAATVGGIRVVEPAADLAVALAVASGGLNLAIAPHLVAIGEVGLTGEVRRVGAVPRRLAEAARLGFRLALVPTGCGPGSSGVAPENMRVIEVTDVRAALQAAARASAE
- a CDS encoding peptide deformylase, translating into MTAEYVGLDGWTPEALAVPGEVRPVVSAPDPVLSRPGPAVDPTSDEVVRLAADLVATMRVSPGCVGLAAPQVGVSAQMFAVDVTGHPKAVTLHGTFVLCNARVVEASRWKAGREGCMSVPDLTGDVKRASRLVVEGVLPGTGRPLRLVTDGFEARALQHEIDHCAGLLFLDRVAGAHAIYQRKVYL
- a CDS encoding histone-like nucleoid-structuring protein Lsr2, with amino-acid sequence MAKQIIHKLVDDLDGGDADETVKFALDGVQYEIDLSTSNAEKLRDVFAPYVAAGTKVGRGGVVVGGRAARGRGGATADREQNKAIRAWAKKSGKDISDRGRIPQEIVDEYHSKAGH
- a CDS encoding A/G-specific adenine glycosylase, producing the protein MTEPTFANLVSRWYEENARDLPWRKPGTSAWAILVSEVMLQQTPVVRVLPAWEAWLARWPVPAALAEDSPAEAIRMWGRLGYPRRAVRLRDCAVAIVERHGGEVPDRLDQLLALPGVGTYTARAVAAFAYGQRHPVVDTNVRRVVCRAVAGEPDAGPATRPADLVATEELLPVEPAAAALASAAFMELGAVVCTARSPRCAVCPVEPVCAWRASGQAAPTGPTRRPQRYAGTDRQVRGLLLAVLREATGPVPRQRIDQVWTDDVQRSRALAGLVTDGLVEPVGEASFRLAGDGPAVPLPG
- a CDS encoding ATP-dependent Clp protease ATP-binding subunit, which gives rise to MFERFTDRARRVVVLAQEEARMLNHNYIGTEHILLGLIHEGEGVAAKALESLGISLEGVRQQVEEIIGQGQQAPSGHIPFTPRAKKVLELSLREALQLGHNYIGTEHILLGLIREGEGVAAQVLVKLGADLNRVRQQVIQLLSGYQGKEPAAAGAAPGEAAPSTSLVLDQFGRNLTQAAREGKLDPVIGREKEIERVMQVLSRRTKNNPVLIGEPGVGKTAVVEGLSQKIIKGEVPETLKDKQLYTLDLGALVAGSRYRGDFEERLKKVLKEIRTRGDIILFIDEIHTLVGAGAAEGAIDAASILKPMLARGELQTIGATTLDEYRKHLEKDAALERRFQPIQVGEPSLAHTIEILKGLRDRYEAHHRVSITDAALVAAATLADRYISDRFLPDKAIDLIDEAGARMRIRRMTAPPDLRDFDERIAQVRRDKESAIDAQDFERAAQLRDKEKQLLGQKAQREKEWKAGDLDVVSEVDDEQIAEVLGNWTGIPVYKLTEEETSRLLRMEDELHKRVIGQEDAVKAVSKAIRRTRAGLKDPKRPSGSFIFAGPSGVGKTELSKALAEFLFGSEDALIQLDMSEFHDRYTVSRLVGAPPGYVGYDEGGQLTEKVRRRPFSVVLFDEIEKAHPDVFNTLLQILEDGRLTDGQGRIVDFKNTVIILTTNLGTRDVAKAVSLGFQASEDSESNYDRMKQKVNDELKQHFRPEFLNRIDDTIVFHQLRQSEILSIVDIMIQRIETQLRNKDMGLELTDNAKKYLAKKGFDPVLGARPLRRTIQRDIEDNLSERILFNELTPGQIVVVDCEGDPENIDKSKLVFRGAEKPVEVPDAVPADLGGAATAGADE
- the disA gene encoding DNA integrity scanning diadenylate cyclase DisA, with the translated sequence MPIDRDATKPAAAATPHARTAVGSPARPISVSVTGSVGGAGGDPLRANLALMAPGTALRDGLERILRGRTGALIVLGYDKVVDQICTGGFPMDVEFSATRVRELCKMDGAVVLSSDGTRIVQAGVHLMPDPSIPTEESGTRHRTAERVARQTGYPVISVSQSMRIISLYVNGQRHVLDDSAAILSRANQALATLERYKLRLDEVSGTLSALEIEDLVTVRDAVAVVQRLEMVRRIADEIAGYVVELGTDGRLLALQLDELMAGVDADRTLVIRDYLPVGRKSRTLDEGLVELDLLGATELIDLVAVAKAIGYPSASDALDAAVSPRGFRLLAKVPRLPVAVVDRLVVHFGSLQRLLGATVEDLQAVEGVGDARARGVREGLSRLAEASILERYV